One region of Zingiber officinale cultivar Zhangliang chromosome 7B, Zo_v1.1, whole genome shotgun sequence genomic DNA includes:
- the LOC122004449 gene encoding uncharacterized protein LOC122004449: protein MNVPLLTMIKQIPKYAKFLKDLCVHKKKLKGNELISMGKNVSALLQPVPQKCEDPGVFIVPYVIGDSIFEDAMLDLGASINVMLKSVFQSLRIGPLQPTDFYILDMEGDVLANRSPLILGRPFLKTARTKIDVHAGTLSKEIGDTAVQFGIFEAMKYPREDHSILSLDISEELDSMDFFSEIDSDSDFTDVGQGNYPNRNAFSSVLENILDMEIDVSSCELFPNESDEVCVGDCLGEALPLESLREEEVCVGDCSAALPLGSPSIDQTQDELKSLPRHFKYAYLGENQQLPFTIAHNLKLEQEDRLLEILRQHKKAIGWTLADILGISPSICMHRINLEEDVKSVRRLQRRLNPLILDVVKKEVTRLLQAGIIYPISDSKWVSPIHMVPKKSGVIVVANEENELVPTRVKNSWRVCVDYRKLNQANRKDHYPLPFIDQMLERLAGKSHYYFLDGYTGYFQICIYPEDQEKTTFTCPFGTFAYRRMPFGLCNAPGTFQRCMFDQSCKEACQKLKEALVSAPIIKPPDWTLPFELMCDASDYGVGAIFAQSYLLCSHVVVFSDHAALMFLLKKPDAKPRLIRWMLLLQEFDLEIRDRSGKENLVANHLSRIEGDLDHTAIDDDFKDE from the exons ATGAATGTGCCGTTGTTAACCATGATTAAGCAAATTCCAAAATATGCAAAATTCCTCAAGGATCTTTGTGTGCATAAGAAGAAATTGAAGGGAAACGAATTAATTAGTATGGGGAAAAATGTTTCAGCATTACTTCAGCCAGTTCCTCAGAAATGTGAAGATCCGGGAGTTTTCATAGTGCCTTATGTTATAGGGGATTCTATCTTTGAAGATGCAATGTTGGATCTTGGAGCCTCTATAAATGTGATGCTGAAATCAGTTTTTCAATCATTAAGAATTGGACCTCTACAACCTACAG ATTTCTACATCTTAGACATGGAGGGTGATGTGCTTGCAAACAGGTCTCCACTCAttcttggaagaccattcctaaAAACTGCAAGAACAAAGATTGATGTGCATGCAGGAACTCTTTCAAAGGAGATAGGAGACACAGCGGTTCAATTTGGCATTTTTGAGGCTATGAAGTATCCTAGAGAGGATCATTCTATTCTTAGCTTGGATATATCAGAGGAGCTGGATAGCATGGATTTCTTTTCAGAAATTGATTCAGATTCAGATTTTACTGATGTTGGTCAAGGGAATT ATCCCAATAGGAATGCCTTTTCTTCAGTGTTGGAGAATATTTTAGATATGGAGATTGATGTTAGTTCATGTGAGTTATTTCCGAATGAGAGTGATGAAGTATGCGTAGGGGATTGTTTAGGAGAAGCATTACCCCTAGAATCGCTCAGAGAAGAAGAAGTATGTGTAGGGGATTGCTCAGCAGCACTACCCCTAGGATCACCTTCTATTGATCAGACGCAGGATGAGTTGAAGTCATTGCCTCGACACTTTAAGTATGCTTATTTAGGAGAGAATCAGCAATTGCCTTTCACTATAGCTCATAATTTAAAACTAGAACAGGAGGACAGATTGTTAGAAATTCTGAGACAACATAAGAAAGCCATTGGATGGACTCTAGCAGATATCCTTGGTATCAGTCCTTCTATTTGCATGCACAGAATTAATTTGGAGGAGGATGTGAAATCGGTGAGACGGCTGCAGAGAAGACTTAACCCATTGATTCTCGATGTAGTGAAGAAAGAGGTGACTAGACTCTTACAGGCAGGCATCATTTACCCGATTTCTGACAGTAAGTGGGTAAGTCCCATCCATATGGTTCCGAAAAAATCAGGGGTGATAGTGGTAGCTAATGAAGAGAATGAGTTGGTGCCTACAAGAGTGAAGAATTCTTGGAGAGTTTGTGTGGACTACAGGAAGCTAAACCAAGCGAATAGGAAGGACCACTACCCTTTGCCTTTTATTGATCAAATGTTGGAGAGACTGGCAGGCAAGTCACATTATTACTTCCTTGATGGTTACACTGGTTATTTCCAGATTTGCATTTACccagaggatcaagagaagactaCCTTTACTTGTCCTTTTGGTACATTTGCATATCGTCGAATGCCATTCGGACTTTGCAATGCTCCAGGGACTTTTCAGCGATGcatg TTTGATCAGAGTTGTAAGGAAGCTTGTCAGAAATTGAAGGAGGCTTTGGTTTCTGCACCTATTATCAAACCCCCAGACTGGACCCTTCCGTTTGAGTTAATGTGCGATGCTTCAGATTATGGAGTGGGAGCGATTTTCGCACA ATCATATTTACTCTGTTCTCATGTGGTTGtattttctgatcatgcagcttTGATGTTTCTCCTCAAGAAGCCAGATGCTAAGCCTAGATTGATTAGATGGATGCTTCTACTCCAAGAGTTTGATTTGGAGATTCGTGATAGGAGTgggaaggagaacttggttgcAAATCATTTGAGCAGAATTGAAGGGGACTTGGATCATACGGCCATAGATGATGATTTCAAGGATGAGTAG